The Cydia amplana chromosome 21, ilCydAmpl1.1, whole genome shotgun sequence genome includes a window with the following:
- the LOC134657955 gene encoding uncharacterized protein LOC134657955 isoform X1: MQHKLLCLVVVVALVFVHVEADLLWHNDEIPYEPKAKCRRGFSYYSNSILANDTDIDVPDDVNSLLNYPNPDVCFYCVCSTSARSVSCIPRDPWFCEHYRTVRQRGAMREYYAKLFQQDRPSFFRTLSFRLRRTMDFGLIDMIDIAQKGRSRPSCIPYVSVYTDCSEYTTCRGCNQCRCNAEGQWMCFKKKNTCGDDNELELYDDGTDDNVVGNIIQELAQQKRDERSKKLPTHLAPLPEKRDRATVPPVLGYLIALLQ; the protein is encoded by the exons ATGCAGCACAAGCTCCTCTGCCTTGTCGTCGTTGTCGCCCTGGTCTTCGTCCATGTTGAAGCTG ATCTACTCTGGCACAACGATGAAATCCCCTACGAACCAAAAGCGAAATGCCGACGCGGCTTCTCCTACTACTCTAACAGTATATTAGCCAACGATACAGACATAGACGTTCCCGATGACGTTAATTCCCTCCTGAACTATCCAAATCCCGACGTCTGTTTCTATTGCGTCTGTTCCACAAGCGCCAGATCAGTCAGCTGTATTCCTAGAGACCCCTGGTTCTGCGAGCATTATAGAACTGTAAGGCAAAGAGGCGCCATGAGGGAATACTATGCGAAGCTGTTTCAACAGGACAGACCCTCTTTTTTTAGGACGCTGTCGTTTAGGTTGAGGAGGACTATGGATTTTGGGTTGATTGATATGATTGATATCG CTCAAAAAGGACGCAGCCGACCATCCTGTATACCATATGTCTCTGTATATACCGACTGCAGTGAAT ACACCACATGCCGTGGCTGCAACCAATGCCGTTGTAATGCGGAGGGCCAGTGGATGTGCTTCAAGAAGAAAAATACTTGCGGTGATGATAATGAGTTGGAACTTTATGACGATGGTACTGATGATAATGTTGTTGGGAATATCATACAAG AATTGGCTCAACAAAAGAGAGACGAAAGATCAAAGAAACTCCCGACACATCTTGCACCTCTACCAGAAAAGAGGGATAGAGCGACAGTACCACCAGTTTTAG GTTATCTCATCGCACTTCTTCAATAA
- the LOC134658217 gene encoding uncharacterized protein LOC134658217, whose translation MKELHEIMRGKRSLKELNETESPIQFHHAIDEINEDTLKNSNISGTLGVRKVDPGLKTSRRSGVFVNSTSDPLHIEYNHPTIYNNHITDKFDTSHNADQYDALANEKMHNIVNYTQKVKDKELSKLVVNELKKGEETIGDPNAPVASNITFTPEKDTLTAMAYIAGNLLNKLWNLERDATDDSIETDNMKNQKIADLLDLFKEPLTYRQEVFLKDALEHLSEAVHRNKDNKQFSLCETVDEIKKEIVGDDRIQEVKKEEKRLSKNVKESSADNGQSKLIEVLGLIKKYEDVQTNLQSIKHPKDIPTLSTETPILRTDKKDSSSLNLFGNILEKITNLLIPNNKRMKNKIRNQNMLSNVHNLEEDVKKTFNINLDGMKLTPADKLILDYINRLQSNPCPLSNQQEDKSIRNKQSDILLNLSEFFKIKSYSDLMNMIDPKLQKTSTQPTPTTVKYQESRRTSDNNTSTDIENNNTSSINDKLKLHLKAIVNDLIELQNEKGKDPKLGDFNITDVLPCIVKIINQENNQRKETNYYTQSALLNKIKIVLGAIKKDIREMPQSRRSMGTGPRPKSAVVWERVVKNLEQTPQPSRRFLKIVKPQSYEVVKKMIDHMESNNSNTYKSVALNKDIPAADKQMFLNTLLMETINYASIIGKLLVLNSEKKLPEKELDDLLEFVDTATTNFDLNTKLVRDLGTPKQKRFNVLPNNKQALKNVNKMSDINDNYKLNSELTLNQLIKTRVKQYMKMKESEKATEDMGYNIAQRILSNLERGSERLARELYKILIETSQRESAPGKLLNHNLRIF comes from the exons ATGAAGGAGCTACATGAGATAATGCGGGGAAAACGCTCGTTGAAAGAACTTAATGAAACAGAGAGTCCTATTCAATTCCATCACGCAATAGACGAAATAAATGAAG ATACATTGAAGAACTCAAACATATCTGGAACCCTTGGAGTGAGAAAAGTCGACCCTGGCCTGAAGACCAGCCGAAGATCCGGTGTGTTTGTTAATTCAACCAGTGATCCCCTACATATAGAGTATAACCATCCAACAATATACAATAATCACATTACAGATAAATTTGACACATCTCATAATGCTGACCAATACGATGCTCTGGCCAACGAGAAAATGCACAATATTGTGAATTACACCCAAAAAGTTAAAGATAAAGAACTATCCAAACTTGTAGTAAATGAATTGAAGAAGGGAGAAGAAACTATAGGTGATCCAAATGCACCGGTGGCGTCTAATATTACGTTCACTCCTGAAAAAGATACCCTAACAGCGATGGCGTACATTGCCGGTAACCTATTGAATAAGCTATGGAATTTGGAGAGAGATGCAACTGATGATTCAATAGAAACAGATAATATGAAAAATCAGAAAATTGCTGACTTGCTTGATTTATTTAAAGAACCTTTGACTTATAGACAGGAAGTATTCTTAAAAGACGCTTTGGAACACTTATCAGAAGCAGTGCATAGGAATAAAGATAATAAACAATTTTCACTGTGTGAAACTGtagatgaaataaaaaaagaaattgtGGGCGATGACAGAATACAAGAAgtaaaaaaagaagaaaaaaggcTGAGCAAGAATGTTAAAGAGTCAAGTGCGGATAATGGTCAGTCTAAATTAATTGAAGTTCttggtttgataaaaaaatacgaagacGTACAAACAAATCTTCAAAGTATAAAACATCCAAAAGATATACCGACTCTCTCTACTGAAACACCTATTTTACGTACAGATAAAAAAGATAGTAGTTCTCTTAACCTGTTTGGTAatattttggaaaaaataaccaattTACTTATACCAAACAATAAAaggatgaaaaataaaataagaaatcaaaatatgtTAAGCAACGTTCATAATTTGGAAGAAGATGTTAAGAAaacatttaatataaatttggaTGGAATGAAACTTACACCTGCAGATAAACTAATTTTGGATTATATAAATAGACTACAGTCAAACCCATGTCCATTGTCAAATCAGCAGGAAGATAAGTCCATTCGGAATAAACAAAGCGACATATTACTTAATTTATCTgagtttttcaaaataaaatcttaCTCCGATCTTATGAACATGATCGACCCAAAACTACAAAAAACTTCAACTCAACCTACACCAACGACGGTAAAATATCAGGAGAGTCGAAGAACGTCAGACAATAACACAAGTACAGATATCGAAAACAATAATACGTCAAGTATAAATGATAAACTCAAACTTCACTTAAAGGCCATAGTCAATGACCTAATTGAATTACAAAATGAAAAAGGAAAAGATCCTAAACTGGGAGATTTCAATATCACCGACGTGTTGCCATgtattgttaaaattatcaatcaAGAGAATAATCAACGTAAAGAAACTAACTATTATACACAGAGtgcattattaaataaaattaaaattgttttaggagcaattaaaaaagatattagagAAATGCCTCAAAGTCGCAGGAGTATGGGTACTGGTCCGAGGCCTAAATCAGCCGTAGTTTGGGAGCGTGTAGTTAAAAATTTAGAGCAAACTCCTCAACCAAGCAGAAGATTCTTAAAAATTGTCAAACCGCAATCGTATGAAGTAGTGAAGAAAATGATAGATCATATGGAATCAAATAACTCTAACACATACAAATCTGTAGCGCTAAATAAAGATATACCAGCGGCTGATaagcaaatgtttttaaatactTTATTAATGGAGACTATTAATTATGCAAGCATAATAGGAAAGTTGCTTGTATTGAATAGTGAAAAAAAGCTACCGGAAAAAGAACTAGACGACCTTCTTGAATTTGTTGATACTGCAACCACGAATTTTGATTTAAACACAAAATTAGTGAGGGATCTTGGTACGCCCAAACAAAAAAGATTCAATGTTCTACCTAACAACAAACAAgctttaaaaaatgtaaacaaaatgtCTGATATTAATGATAACTATAAATTAAACAGCGAACTAACATTGAATCAACTCATTAAGACTAGAGTTAAGCAATATATGAAAATGAAGGAATCTGAAAAGGCAACTGAAGATATGGGATATAACATAGCTCAAAGGATCCTATCAAATTTAGAAAGGGGAAGTGAGAGATTAGCCCGGGAACTCTacaaaattttaattgaaaCCAGTCAACGAGAGAGTGCACCAGGTAAACTACTAAATCATAATTTGCGTATATTTTAG
- the LOC134657955 gene encoding uncharacterized protein LOC134657955 isoform X2, which translates to MKPDVVKGRGLKCVPGRTVVRMEQKKPVNQELEDDNDYRRTHMNWQEDKTKEDCKICTCSIEGKDEYCSGRPARNLNECLVLAKLTDELGSNMPFSHERELSNMIRRHGAQKGRSRPSCIPYVSVYTDCSEYTTCRGCNQCRCNAEGQWMCFKKKNTCGDDNELELYDDGTDDNVVGNIIQELAQQKRDERSKKLPTHLAPLPEKRDRATVPPVLGYLIALLQ; encoded by the exons ATGAAGCCAGACGTAGTAAAAGGGAGAGGCCTAAAATGCGTTCCTGGCCGCACCGTAGTACGCATGGAACAGAAAAAACCTGTGAATCAAGAATTAGAAGACGATAATGATTATAGAAGAACCCACATGAATTGGCAAGAGGACAAGACAAAAGAAGACTGCAAAATATGCACGTGCTCGATTGAAGGGAAAGATGAATACTGTTCAGGGAGGCCGGCCAGGAATCTAAATGAGTGTCTGGTGCTGGCGAAATTGACTGATGAACTAGGCAGTAATATGCCGTTCAGTCATGAGAGGGAGCTGTCAAATATGATAAGGAGACACGGTG CTCAAAAAGGACGCAGCCGACCATCCTGTATACCATATGTCTCTGTATATACCGACTGCAGTGAAT ACACCACATGCCGTGGCTGCAACCAATGCCGTTGTAATGCGGAGGGCCAGTGGATGTGCTTCAAGAAGAAAAATACTTGCGGTGATGATAATGAGTTGGAACTTTATGACGATGGTACTGATGATAATGTTGTTGGGAATATCATACAAG AATTGGCTCAACAAAAGAGAGACGAAAGATCAAAGAAACTCCCGACACATCTTGCACCTCTACCAGAAAAGAGGGATAGAGCGACAGTACCACCAGTTTTAG GTTATCTCATCGCACTTCTTCAATAA